From a single Longimicrobiaceae bacterium genomic region:
- a CDS encoding Plug domain-containing protein: MSRNTTAILAAVIGLGMGAPLAAQGGATAADSALAACSAAARAKNEREAKAQADRAARLFRERIAASRTDVDARVGMARTISECRLPGANFMQAGQLVGESNELLEEALAVDSTHWMARFALAMNHFHTPAFLGRTGDAIRHFERLVAQQGERADRPIFAQPYLRLGELYVRARRRDDALAVWRRGAALFPGQSEAFRAKLAEHGGAAAPPATDAPAAPVSPEAPGDAEAPAKAPAPVAMEGLVVRASGIRMDDRQGGTSLRRLDVLTTPGGTADVMQAFQTVPGATRAGEGSDLYVRGGDPAEAPVFVDGARFIYPGRYESLNGGVMGVLDSNVIRSAYFSSGGFSARYGDALSGVLDVETEGRPAGRVTQLNLNTVQAGAVFRTPLGEHAGAWGSLRLSDGSLMLAMHGRGDEFASAPRALEGMAGAQWEPREGTGVRVVALMDGDRAARDVQAYGFQGAFRSRGENRMLGVTGRALRRDGSMGVRANVSLAGRETGFAFGVLDRTRTDRSARARLDADLALGVGGRLRVGVEGAALDARE; encoded by the coding sequence ATGAGCAGGAACACGACGGCGATCCTGGCGGCGGTGATCGGACTCGGGATGGGGGCGCCCCTGGCGGCACAGGGCGGCGCCACGGCGGCGGACTCTGCGCTGGCCGCGTGCTCGGCGGCGGCGCGCGCGAAGAACGAGCGCGAGGCCAAGGCGCAGGCGGACCGGGCGGCGCGCCTCTTCCGGGAGCGGATCGCCGCCTCCCGCACGGACGTGGACGCGCGGGTGGGGATGGCGCGGACCATCAGCGAGTGCCGCCTTCCCGGCGCCAACTTCATGCAGGCCGGGCAGCTCGTCGGCGAGTCCAACGAGCTGCTGGAAGAGGCGCTGGCGGTCGACTCCACCCACTGGATGGCGCGCTTCGCCCTGGCGATGAACCACTTCCACACCCCCGCGTTCCTGGGGCGCACGGGCGACGCCATCCGGCACTTCGAGCGGCTGGTCGCGCAGCAGGGCGAGCGCGCCGACCGCCCCATCTTCGCGCAGCCGTACCTCCGGCTGGGCGAGCTGTACGTCCGCGCCCGCCGCCGGGACGACGCGCTGGCGGTCTGGCGGCGCGGGGCGGCGCTCTTCCCCGGGCAGTCGGAGGCGTTCCGGGCGAAGCTGGCGGAGCACGGCGGGGCCGCGGCCCCGCCCGCCACCGACGCTCCGGCCGCCCCGGTGTCCCCAGAGGCTCCGGGAGACGCCGAAGCCCCGGCGAAGGCCCCGGCCCCGGTCGCGATGGAGGGACTGGTGGTGCGCGCCTCCGGGATCCGCATGGACGACCGGCAGGGCGGCACCTCGCTTCGCCGCCTGGACGTGCTCACCACGCCAGGAGGGACGGCGGACGTGATGCAGGCCTTCCAGACCGTGCCCGGCGCCACCCGGGCGGGCGAGGGGAGCGACCTGTACGTGCGCGGCGGCGACCCGGCGGAGGCGCCGGTGTTCGTGGACGGGGCCCGCTTCATCTACCCCGGCCGGTACGAGTCGCTGAACGGCGGCGTGATGGGCGTGCTGGACTCCAACGTGATCCGGAGCGCCTACTTCTCCAGCGGGGGCTTCTCCGCCCGCTACGGCGACGCGCTCTCCGGGGTGCTGGACGTGGAGACGGAGGGCCGCCCCGCCGGACGGGTGACCCAGCTCAACCTGAACACCGTGCAGGCGGGGGCCGTCTTCCGCACCCCGCTGGGGGAGCACGCCGGGGCGTGGGGCTCGCTCCGCCTGTCGGACGGCTCGCTGATGCTGGCGATGCACGGCCGCGGCGACGAGTTCGCCAGCGCGCCGCGCGCGCTGGAAGGGATGGCCGGGGCGCAGTGGGAGCCGCGCGAGGGAACGGGGGTGCGCGTGGTGGCGCTGATGGACGGTGACCGGGCCGCGCGGGACGTGCAGGCGTACGGCTTCCAGGGCGCCTTCCGCAGCCGGGGCGAGAACCGGATGCTGGGCGTCACCGGCCGCGCCCTGCGGCGCGACGGGAGCATGGGCGTCCGCGCGAACGTTTCGCTGGCGGGGCGCGAGACCGGCTTCGCCTTCGGCGTGCTGGACCGCACGCGCACGGACCGTAGCGCGCGCGCCCGGCTGGACGCCGACCTGGCGCTCGGGGTGGGCGGGCGGCTGCGGGTGGGCGTGGAGGGCGCGGCGCTGGACGCGCGAGAG